GCAGCTCAACCAAACACAGCCGTAGGATACCATACTTTTCCGTGACAGCCGATGCTTGCGAGAAATAACTGATAACGATTGACGGGCGCTTTACCCCGGCGCCTCCATCGGCTAAAAAACAAGGACCCATCGCCTCGCAGCCACATCCTCGCCGGCGATTTGGTCAGTACATCACCATGGACGGCAGTTGACGTCGGGCGCCGGTGACGCCCACCGCGTCCGAGTTTTTCCACGCGCACCGCGACGATTGACACCACCGCCCAGTTAGTCTTGTCCACGCAACGTTCCTTTTTTACCAGTTTACGGCCTCGCGCCTCGTTTTTCTCTGCTTCCCAAAACGCGTCTTGCTCTACACCTAGCAGACAAGCGCAAGCAACCTCCCTTGGTCGCTCTCGCTCACCAccaccacgccccccccccccccccccccggtaccgCGTCCCGGCCACGTCCCTTCCGCCCCGATGTCGCCGGACCTGCCGAAACCAGGCAGCTGCCacggcagcgacgacgacgacgactgccCCTCTCCTCCATCCTCCGATGGCAACCGGCACCTGGTCACCCCGCTCGTGGTCACCGCGTTCGTCCTCGTCTTCCTGTCTCTCGTGTCCCTGTCCATCTACTGCTTCATCCGTCGCAGGAGGCGCCAGCGCCGGCAGCAGTCCCTTCTCGCCGCCGGGGCTGCCAACCCCGCCGCCCAAGGCGACGGCCCCGCCCCCGAGATGGCTGGCGCCGCGACCGCGACCGACGTCGAAGGGGGCGCAGCTCCGGATCCAGAGGATGAGGAGGTCGTGCACCACGCGTGGCACATCCGCACCGTGGGGCTCGACGAGGCGGCGATCGAGTCCATCGCGCTCACGCGGTACCGCGTCGGCGCGGGGACGCTGGGCGGCGCCGCCGACTGCTCCGTCTGCCTCGGCGAGTTCCTGGACGGCGAGCTCCTCCGGCTGCTCCCCAAGTGCGGCCACGCGTTCCACGTCCCCTGCATCGGCACCTGGCTCCGCGCCCACGTCAACTGCCCGCTCTGCCGCGCCGACGTCGTCGTCTTGGACTCGGCGGCCACCGGCGGTTCGGAGCCACCTGCCGACGCTCAGCAAGTTTCTGAAACCTTGAGCCAGGAGCAGCCGGTCCCGGCTCAAGGGCAGAACGAGCAGCAAGAGCTGCGCGTACAGATCGATCGGCGCTGCCGGTCGAGGTCGCCGGAGCcacagcgcaggaggacggagaattTTCGCCGCGTAGCTTCCATGGACTCGTCGGTGGTGTCCGTCGGGGCCGGGCTGGTTCTGGAAGACAAGCGGAGCAGTACAGAAGACCAGGGGGACGGCGAGGTGCCATCGGGCTCTGGACGTTTGCGGTATTTGTCCGGCGGTGGTCGGCGGTCTCGCCTCTCGGGACATCGCCGCATCAGCAGCTCCATGCTTCCGTCTTGACCGCCAGGAAATATTCCATGGGTCGCGTGAGCCCGTAGGTTCTTGAGATTGAGCAGTGCCAGTGCTATAGTCGTGTACACAAGTTGCAAACTCAAAATGCCCGGTTACATGTCAGATATAGCCGAATCATGTGTGAAATTCAGATGTAATGTCGGAACTCTGTTTTTTCAAAGAGACTGATGGTCTGCTGCCAGAGTTTCATAGTCGTCTATGGTATTGCTCACTGAAGCTGAGAGCAACTCTAGCACACCCCGCACCCCGCCGGCCTGCAAAATGCATTTGCAGTTTGCACAAAATGACCTTTGCAGGTCGACGCGGACGGTCACAGATGCAGATCCTTCAAACGGATCCGTATAAAAGTATATTCatggaatatgcttttttacgggtcggctttacGGGGTCTCCTCTTTGTGGCGCTGCATCTCGCATCTCATCGGCCCGCAAATATCAAATCCAATACAAC
The sequence above is drawn from the Triticum aestivum cultivar Chinese Spring chromosome 7A, IWGSC CS RefSeq v2.1, whole genome shotgun sequence genome and encodes:
- the LOC123154505 gene encoding E3 ubiquitin-protein ligase RING1, whose product is MSPDLPKPGSCHGSDDDDDCPSPPSSDGNRHLVTPLVVTAFVLVFLSLVSLSIYCFIRRRRRQRRQQSLLAAGAANPAAQGDGPAPEMAGAATATDVEGGAAPDPEDEEVVHHAWHIRTVGLDEAAIESIALTRYRVGAGTLGGAADCSVCLGEFLDGELLRLLPKCGHAFHVPCIGTWLRAHVNCPLCRADVVVLDSAATGGSEPPADAQQVSETLSQEQPVPAQGQNEQQELRVQIDRRCRSRSPEPQRRRTENFRRVASMDSSVVSVGAGLVLEDKRSSTEDQGDGEVPSGSGRLRYLSGGGRRSRLSGHRRISSSMLPS